The Blattabacterium cuenoti genome includes a region encoding these proteins:
- the rpsS gene encoding 30S ribosomal protein S19, producing the protein MARSLKKGPYVSIKLQKKVLNNLKSEKKTVIKTWSRPSTILPDFVGQTFAVHNGKQFVNVYVTENMIGHKLGEFAPTRTFRGHSGSKNKLKAKN; encoded by the coding sequence ATGGCAAGATCTTTAAAGAAAGGTCCATATGTATCAATAAAATTGCAAAAAAAAGTATTAAACAATCTAAAATCAGAAAAAAAAACTGTTATTAAAACTTGGTCTAGACCTTCTACTATTTTACCAGATTTTGTTGGACAAACATTTGCTGTTCATAATGGAAAGCAATTTGTCAATGTATATGTTACTGAAAATATGATTGGACATAAATTGGGAGAATTTGCTCCTACTCGCACTTTTAGAGGACATTCTGGTTCCAAGAATAAATTGAAAGCGAAAAATTAA
- the rplP gene encoding 50S ribosomal protein L16, translating to MLQPKKTKYKKKQKGRIRGNSKKGILLSRGLYGIKALEGGWITSKQLEAARVAATRYMKREGRLWINIFPDKPATKKPQEVRMGKGKGPVEFWVSVVKPGRILFEIDGVEINEAKEALRLAAQKLPIKMKFIFSNEVKL from the coding sequence ATGTTACAACCAAAAAAAACAAAATATAAAAAAAAACAAAAAGGAAGGATTCGTGGAAATTCCAAAAAAGGAATTCTTCTTTCTAGAGGATTATATGGAATAAAAGCCCTAGAAGGAGGTTGGATTACTTCAAAGCAATTGGAAGCAGCACGAGTAGCTGCTACTAGATATATGAAAAGAGAAGGTAGACTATGGATTAATATATTTCCAGACAAACCTGCTACTAAGAAACCACAAGAAGTACGTATGGGAAAAGGAAAAGGACCTGTTGAATTTTGGGTATCTGTAGTTAAACCTGGAAGAATTTTGTTCGAAATCGATGGAGTTGAAATAAATGAAGCAAAAGAAGCTTTAAGATTAGCGGCTCAAAAGCTTCCTATTAAGATGAAATTCATTTTTTCTAATGAAGTTAAATTATGA
- the rpsJ gene encoding 30S ribosomal protein S10, whose protein sequence is MGHDIKIKLKSYDYNLLDKSAERIVNSVLPTGVVLNGPVPLPTEKKIFTVLRSPHVNKKSREQFFLPTHKRLLQIHNASSKTVDALMKLELPSGVEAEIKV, encoded by the coding sequence ATGGGTCATGATATAAAAATTAAATTAAAATCTTATGATTATAATTTGTTAGATAAATCAGCTGAAAGAATTGTTAATTCAGTACTCCCTACGGGAGTTGTATTGAATGGACCTGTTCCTTTACCTACTGAAAAGAAAATATTTACAGTATTACGTTCTCCACATGTAAACAAAAAATCAAGAGAACAATTCTTTCTTCCTACTCATAAAAGACTTTTACAAATTCATAATGCCTCATCTAAAACAGTAGATGCATTGATGAAACTAGAGTTACCTAGTGGAGTTGAAGCTGAAATAAAAGTGTAA
- the rplC gene encoding 50S ribosomal protein L3 produces MSGLIGKNIGMTSIFLDDGRCVPCTVVKVDPCYVVQIKTIENDGYFSVQLGVDEKKIQKTNKPLLGHFKKSGLSPKKKLLEFKEDSVSHFDLGKKVSVDSFQEGDLVDIKGISKGKGFQGVVKRHNFSGVGERSHGQHNRLRAPGSIGAGSDPSRVFKGKKMAGKMGKKNVTIKNLKILKIDTHQNLIILKGSVPGNKNSYLMINKKK; encoded by the coding sequence ATGTCCGGATTAATAGGAAAGAATATAGGAATGACAAGCATCTTCTTGGATGATGGAAGATGCGTACCTTGCACTGTTGTAAAAGTAGATCCTTGTTATGTAGTGCAAATAAAAACAATAGAAAATGATGGTTATTTTTCTGTTCAACTTGGAGTTGATGAAAAAAAAATTCAAAAAACAAATAAACCTTTGTTAGGTCATTTTAAGAAGTCTGGATTATCTCCGAAAAAAAAACTATTAGAATTCAAAGAAGATTCAGTTTCTCATTTTGACTTAGGAAAAAAAGTTAGTGTAGATTCTTTTCAAGAAGGAGATTTAGTTGATATTAAAGGAATTTCTAAAGGGAAAGGATTTCAAGGAGTGGTTAAAAGACATAATTTTTCAGGTGTGGGAGAAAGAAGTCATGGTCAACACAATCGATTAAGGGCTCCTGGATCAATAGGTGCTGGATCTGATCCTTCGCGTGTTTTTAAAGGAAAAAAAATGGCCGGAAAAATGGGAAAAAAAAATGTAACGATTAAAAACTTAAAAATATTAAAAATAGATACTCATCAAAATTTGATAATTTTGAAAGGATCAGTTCCAGGAAACAAAAATTCATATTTGATGATTAATAAAAAAAAATGA
- the rpsC gene encoding 30S ribosomal protein S3 encodes MGQKTNPIVNRLGIIMGWQSSWCNNYKDRIKEDFKVRRYIEARLPKGIVSRIFIERTLKFITITIRTSRPALVIGKRGDEVDTIRKELKKLTKKEVQINISEVKRPELDAPLVAKGLVRQLENRISYKKAIKLSIFSAMRMNAQGIRIQISGRLNGSEMARCEIYKEGRISLGTFRADVDYHMAVAHTVYGSIGIKVWIMKGEVYGKRELSPFLGGMQKKQRGNKTYHRKKK; translated from the coding sequence ATGGGACAAAAAACAAATCCAATTGTTAACCGTCTTGGAATCATTATGGGATGGCAATCCAGCTGGTGTAATAATTATAAAGATAGAATAAAGGAAGATTTTAAAGTGAGGAGATATATAGAAGCTAGATTACCAAAAGGTATAGTTTCTCGTATTTTCATTGAAAGAACTTTAAAATTTATTACTATTACTATTCGTACATCACGACCAGCTCTTGTTATAGGAAAAAGAGGAGATGAAGTAGATACAATTAGAAAAGAATTAAAAAAACTTACTAAAAAAGAAGTTCAAATTAATATATCTGAAGTTAAACGTCCTGAATTAGATGCACCATTAGTGGCTAAAGGTTTAGTTAGACAATTAGAAAATCGAATTTCTTATAAAAAAGCAATTAAATTATCTATTTTTTCTGCTATGAGAATGAATGCTCAAGGAATAAGAATTCAGATTTCAGGTAGATTAAATGGATCAGAAATGGCTAGATGTGAAATCTATAAAGAAGGTAGAATCTCTCTAGGAACTTTTCGTGCTGATGTGGATTATCATATGGCTGTCGCTCATACTGTTTATGGAAGTATAGGGATTAAAGTATGGATTATGAAAGGAGAGGTTTATGGAAAAAGAGAATTGTCTCCTTTTTTAGGAGGAATGCAAAAAAAACAAAGAGGAAATAAAACCTATCATAGAAAAAAGAAATAG
- a CDS encoding large ribosomal subunit protein uL22: MKQETNVVSASLNGVRTSPRKMRLVANLIRNKEIQRALDILTYSHKKRISLFFKKLLLSLLSNWEKKYDESYSNANREYLLYIKEIRVNQGKTLKRLRPVPQGRGHRIRKRSSNVLVFLEKRK; encoded by the coding sequence ATGAAACAAGAAACTAATGTAGTTTCAGCTTCTTTGAATGGAGTGAGAACATCTCCAAGAAAAATGAGATTGGTAGCAAATTTAATTCGAAATAAAGAAATTCAAAGAGCTTTGGATATATTAACATATAGCCATAAAAAAAGAATATCTCTTTTTTTTAAGAAATTGCTTCTTTCTTTATTGTCTAATTGGGAAAAAAAGTATGATGAATCTTATTCTAATGCTAATAGGGAATATTTATTGTATATAAAGGAAATTAGAGTTAATCAAGGAAAAACCTTAAAAAGGCTACGTCCTGTTCCTCAAGGTAGAGGTCATAGAATCAGAAAAAGGTCAAGTAATGTTCTAGTTTTTTTAGAAAAAAGAAAATAA
- the rplD gene encoding 50S ribosomal protein L4: MKLRVLDIKGNLTDKKVEFNEKIFSKKSYDHSIYLEVKRYLFAQRQGTHKSKEKGELSGSNRKLHRQKGTGGSRKGDIKNPIFRGGGRVFGPKPRKYLIKLNKHTKNRVKKFIIEQKLIQNRIKIVENIELNIPKTKFVLELLKSLQLKGKKLLMVLGEKNKNLYLSSRNLENFKLLNVNELDCFSLLNFPYVVFSENSIKKINEFLSI, from the coding sequence ATGAAATTAAGAGTTCTAGATATCAAGGGGAATTTGACTGACAAAAAAGTAGAATTTAACGAAAAAATTTTTTCAAAAAAATCTTATGATCATTCTATATATTTAGAAGTAAAAAGATATTTGTTTGCCCAACGTCAAGGAACACATAAATCCAAAGAAAAAGGAGAATTATCCGGTAGTAACAGGAAATTACATAGACAAAAGGGAACCGGTGGATCCAGAAAAGGAGACATTAAGAATCCTATTTTTAGAGGAGGAGGAAGAGTATTTGGTCCAAAACCAAGAAAATATTTAATCAAATTAAATAAACATACCAAAAATAGGGTTAAAAAGTTCATTATTGAACAAAAATTAATACAGAATAGAATCAAGATTGTAGAAAATATTGAATTAAATATTCCAAAAACTAAATTTGTTTTAGAATTATTAAAATCACTACAATTAAAAGGTAAAAAATTATTGATGGTACTTGGAGAAAAAAATAAAAATTTATATTTGTCATCTCGTAATTTAGAAAACTTTAAACTATTAAATGTGAATGAACTGGATTGTTTTTCTCTGTTAAATTTTCCATATGTAGTTTTCTCTGAAAATTCCATAAAAAAAATTAATGAGTTTTTATCTATATAA
- the rplB gene encoding 50S ribosomal protein L2, protein MSIKKLKPVTPGQRFRIVNCFDQVTNYDPEKTLVKGKCKSGGRNNTGRMTMRYLGGGHKRNYRIIDFKRRKFGIPAVIKSIEYDPNRSSFIALLHYKDGEKRYIVAIDGFKIGQKVISGKNIPFHMGNSTFLSEIPLGTNVSCIELRPGQGAKIARSAGSFAQLFAKDEKYVTIKLPSGEMRMIMKSCMATIGVVSNLDHQLETYGKAGKRRHFGRRPRTRGVAMNPVDHPMGGGEGKASGGIPRSRKGKPSKGFRTRSKKRYSNKYILQRRKK, encoded by the coding sequence ATGTCAATCAAAAAATTAAAACCTGTAACACCTGGTCAACGTTTCAGAATAGTAAATTGTTTTGATCAAGTAACAAATTATGATCCTGAAAAAACTTTAGTAAAAGGAAAATGTAAATCTGGAGGAAGAAATAATACTGGACGAATGACTATGCGTTATTTAGGAGGTGGTCATAAAAGAAACTATAGAATAATAGATTTTAAAAGAAGAAAATTTGGAATTCCTGCTGTTATAAAATCTATAGAATATGATCCAAATAGATCTTCTTTCATTGCTTTGCTTCATTACAAAGATGGAGAAAAGAGATATATTGTAGCCATAGATGGATTTAAAATAGGTCAAAAAGTTATTTCTGGTAAAAATATACCTTTTCATATGGGAAATTCTACTTTTTTGAGTGAAATTCCGTTAGGAACTAATGTATCTTGTATAGAACTTAGACCTGGTCAGGGTGCAAAAATAGCGAGAAGTGCAGGCTCTTTTGCTCAATTATTCGCAAAAGATGAAAAATATGTTACAATTAAACTTCCATCTGGAGAAATGAGAATGATTATGAAAAGTTGTATGGCAACAATTGGAGTTGTTTCTAATCTTGATCACCAATTGGAAACATATGGAAAAGCAGGAAAAAGAAGACATTTTGGAAGAAGACCTAGAACTAGAGGTGTGGCAATGAACCCTGTAGATCATCCAATGGGAGGAGGAGAAGGAAAAGCATCTGGAGGAATACCTAGAAGTAGAAAAGGGAAACCTTCTAAAGGTTTTAGAACTCGTTCTAAAAAAAGATATTCTAATAAATATATTTTACAAAGAAGAAAAAAATAA
- the rplW gene encoding 50S ribosomal protein L23, with product MILIKPFVTEKFTKENKNNCYILSVDVKSNKIQIKKEIKKKFGVSVKNVRTMIYPRKDKSKYTKKGFLYGKTNKIKKAVLQFEENQKIDFINKKEV from the coding sequence ATGATTTTGATCAAGCCTTTTGTTACAGAAAAGTTTACCAAAGAAAATAAAAATAATTGTTATATTTTGTCTGTAGATGTGAAATCTAATAAAATTCAAATTAAGAAAGAAATTAAAAAAAAATTTGGGGTTTCTGTAAAAAATGTTAGAACCATGATTTATCCCAGAAAAGATAAATCAAAATATACTAAAAAAGGATTTCTTTATGGAAAAACTAATAAGATAAAAAAAGCTGTTCTTCAATTTGAAGAAAATCAGAAAATTGATTTTATCAATAAAAAAGAAGTCTAA